Within the Cupriavidus malaysiensis genome, the region CGGCTTCGTCGCACTTGTTGAGGAAGGTCAGGCGGAAGGCCTGGCCGGGGTCGCGGAAGATCAGGCTGTTCTCCGCCCAGTCGATCACGGTGCGCGGCGACATCAGGGTGGACAGGTCGCCGCTGGCGAAGCCGGCGCGCGTGAGCGCCGCCACCGCCACCATCGCCTCGGCCAGTTCGCGCCCACCCGCTCCACCCGCTCCACCCGCGCCCGCCAGCCCGGGCACGCACGCCAGCACGATCGCGACCTCCTCCCCGGCCGGCAGGTAGTCCAGCGTGGCCACCACGTTCCAGCGGTCGAGCTGGGCGTGGTTGAGCGCCTGGGTGCCGTGGTACAGGCCGTTGAGGTCGCCGAGGCCGACGGTGTTGCAGGTGGCGAACAGGCGGAAGGCCGGATGCGGCCGGATCACCCGGTTCTGGTCGAGCAGCGTGAAGCGGCCGTCGCGCTCCAGGATGCGCTGGATCACGAACATCACATCGGGGCGGCCGGCATCGTATTCGTCGAACACCAGCGCCACCGGCCGCTGCAGCGCCCACGGCACGATGCCTTCCTGGAACTCGGTGACCTGGCGCCCGTCGCGCAGCACGATGGCGTCCTTGCCGACCAGGTCGAGGCGGCTGATGTGGCCGTCCAGGTTCACCCGCACGCAGGGCCAGTTCAGGCGCGCGGCCACTTGCTCGACATGGGTCGATTTGCCGGTGCCGTGCCGGCCCTGCACCATCACGCGCCGCCCGCGCCCGAAGCCGGCCAGGATGGCCAGCGTCGCCTCCGGCTGGAAACGGTAGGCCGGGTCGACCTCCGGCACATGCTCGTCGCGCTCGCTGAAGGCGGGCACCTGCAGCGGCACATCGATACCGAACACCTCGCGCACCGGAACCATGCGGTCCGGTCCGGCCATCACGCTTTCCGTCACGGCTTCCTCCTCGTCTGCGTCACATTGCGGCCCGCCACGCGGCGGGCCCGCCTCCCTGGATGATAGTACCGTTTCGTTTTTCTGTACAAATCATTCCGTTTAATGGTTTACAGCATTGACCTTCTCGCAACCAGATCCTAGAGTCACGCTCAAACAAAGATGTTTACGGGACTAATCGTTCCGTTTAATTAACAAGAAAAGGAAACACGAAAAGGAGATCGACCGCATCCCGGATGCCGTGCGCGCCGCCCCCGCGGCCGCATGGCGCCGCCCGGGTGCCGGGCATGCGCCACATGCCCGCGCATCCGTTTTCCCCGACGCACGCGCTGCCGCCTTTCTGGCACCATGCCGACAGGCGCGCAAGGTAGTACAACAAAGCAAAGCACATGACAGCGCGGCGTCTTCCAACCCAAAGACGCATTGGAGACAGCAAGCAATGAGCAGTAATCCGCAACAAGGCAACGGGCTGCAGCACGGCCTGAAGCAGAGGCACATGACCATGATCGCGCTGGGCGGCGTGATCGGCGCGGGACTCTTCGTCGGCAGCGGCGTGGTGATCCGCTCGGCCGGCCCCGCCGCCGTGATCTCCTTCCTGCTGACCGGCCTGCTGGTGGTGCTGGTGATGCGCATGCTGGGCGAGATGGCGTGCGCCATGCCCGGCGGAGGCTCCTTCTACGAATACGCGCGCGAGGCCTGGTGCGACAAGCCGGCGGTGGGCGAGCTGGCCGGCTTCCTCAGCGGCTGGATGTACTGGTACTTCTGGGTCATCGTGGTGGCCCTGGAGGCGGTCGCCGGCGCCGACCTGATCCGCTTCTGGCTGCCCGGCGTGCCGGCCTGGAGCATCAGCCTGGTGCTGCTGATGCTGCTCACGCTGACCAACCTGATCTCGGTGAAGTCCTTCGGCGAGTTCGAGTTCTGGTTCGCCTCGATCAAAGTGGCGGCCATCGTCGTCTTCCTGTTCGTGGCCGGCCTCTACGCGCTCGGCATGTGGCCCGGCGCCAGCGCCGCGGCCAGCGTCGCCACCCTCACCGGGCACGGCGGCTTCGCCCCCCACGGCATCATGCCGGTCCTGACCGGCGCGGTGGCCGCCACCGGCTTCTACTTCGGCGCCGAGATCGTCACCATCGCCGCCGCCGAGACCAGCGAGCCGCAGAAGGCGGTGGCGCGCGCCACCAGTTCGGTCATCACGCGCGTGCTGGTCTTCTACGTCGGCTCGGTGCTGCTGGTGGTATGCCTGGTGCCGTGGGACTCGGACGGCATCGCCACGCCCTACGTCAGCGCGCTCAACGCCATGCGCATCCCGGCCGCCGCCCAGATCATGAACGCGGTGGTGCTGACGGCGGTGCTGTCGGCGCTGAACTCCGGCCTGTACGCCTCCTCGCGCATGCTGTTCGCGCTGACCGCGCGCGGCGACGCCCCGCGCGCGCTGGCCAAGGTCAGCCGCAGCGGCGTGCCGGTCAACGCCATCCTGTTCGCCACGCTGTTCGGCTACGGCGCGGTGGTGATGTCCTACGTCTCGCCGGACAAGGTGTTCGCCTTCCTGGTCAACTCCTACGGCACCGTGGCGATCTTCGTCTACATCCTGATCGCGGTCTCCCAGCTGCGCCTGCGCGCGCGCATCGAGCGCGAAGCGCCCGAACGCCTGCGCGTGCGCATGTGGGCCTTCCCGTGGCTGACCTACCTCGCCATCCTCGGCATGGCCAGCATCGTGGTGGCGATGGCCT harbors:
- a CDS encoding AAA family ATPase, with the protein product MVPVREVFGIDVPLQVPAFSERDEHVPEVDPAYRFQPEATLAILAGFGRGRRVMVQGRHGTGKSTHVEQVAARLNWPCVRVNLDGHISRLDLVGKDAIVLRDGRQVTEFQEGIVPWALQRPVALVFDEYDAGRPDVMFVIQRILERDGRFTLLDQNRVIRPHPAFRLFATCNTVGLGDLNGLYHGTQALNHAQLDRWNVVATLDYLPAGEEVAIVLACVPGLAGAGGAGGAGGRELAEAMVAVAALTRAGFASGDLSTLMSPRTVIDWAENSLIFRDPGQAFRLTFLNKCDEAERPVVAEYFQRVFGRELEMALAPAAPLQRLAA
- a CDS encoding amino acid permease, which translates into the protein MSSNPQQGNGLQHGLKQRHMTMIALGGVIGAGLFVGSGVVIRSAGPAAVISFLLTGLLVVLVMRMLGEMACAMPGGGSFYEYAREAWCDKPAVGELAGFLSGWMYWYFWVIVVALEAVAGADLIRFWLPGVPAWSISLVLLMLLTLTNLISVKSFGEFEFWFASIKVAAIVVFLFVAGLYALGMWPGASAAASVATLTGHGGFAPHGIMPVLTGAVAATGFYFGAEIVTIAAAETSEPQKAVARATSSVITRVLVFYVGSVLLVVCLVPWDSDGIATPYVSALNAMRIPAAAQIMNAVVLTAVLSALNSGLYASSRMLFALTARGDAPRALAKVSRSGVPVNAILFATLFGYGAVVMSYVSPDKVFAFLVNSYGTVAIFVYILIAVSQLRLRARIEREAPERLRVRMWAFPWLTYLAILGMASIVVAMAFIPDQRTPLLLGVASLCLLLGAFLLRRHLRRHAEAAMPAGASRPRLRKL